The nucleotide sequence ttctatcactagtgaaccacccctagtcccctaaaTAACTAAATTCTGTATCACGACAAAATTTTTGGTATTATACTTTTGGTACAAGGTATACCCTACAATCTTGACCCAAATGTATACATTTAGGCAGGAGCGGAGGCTAATGTTGGTCCAGGGGTGCCCTGGCCCTCACTGATTTTTTGCTTGTAGTGTTAATTTTACCGAAAAATTTATTTTGTAGcgtaaaatattggatttttaagaATCCAGCCCCTACTGATTTGGATTTTAAGAGTTCGGCCCCTACCTAGTTTTTGTTCCAGCTCCGCCACTGCATTTTGGCCGACGAAACTTTAAAAAATGACATCAATTGTTTTGGGTTAAACTCTATTCATAGAGGGTCAGGATGGAGACActtaaaattagaaaaaaaaaatcaattactATATAGTCTAAAAACAGAATGGGCCAACTGGCCCTATGATGAAAGCCTCATCACCCCCTTCAAAACACTATTAAAAACGGCCCGTTTTCACCCGTACTTTAAGACACCCACATCAAAATAACAATCCTTAAATGACCCGTTCTAACCCGAACCTGTTATGACCCTTACCTGCCTAACTCTGCCCACCGGGTTGCCAGGTATAGTACCAAGCTTGGACAACCAGCTTATCGCAGGGGCGTTTAGAGACCGGAGTTTTTCTCCTGAAGCTTACTTACCTTAGTAATTAATACTAACAATAAATATGTTTCTACTAGTCTTGGTGTAAACTATATAGTATTCAAGAATGTGCCAATATTACAACACTATAATCATTCTCATGCTCTCACCATTAATTTACAACATTACATATCAAGAAATTAAGATTCTGGAGGGGGTACTTTTCCAAGTGTCCATTCATGCCCTTTCCATTCTGGTAGTTGTTGAATCACAACCTGCATTTtcccaaaacaattaaaaatcTTTTGATCAAAAAACGCGAACCCATATTTGTAATTAGTCACTACTACGAACCAGGCCCGTTGAATCCGGTTTCCCCACAGTCGTCTGACAAGCCAGCCTCCAGTTCTTCGGGTTCTGCAGTTCACATAACTCAAAATTATATGAATGATCTCTGGTTAACCTGgttataaaaacttatatttcGTCATACCCGATTGAGTTTCTCTTTCTCTTTATCCGTTTTTGGGCTAAGCAACTCCTTCCCTTCAATAACCTGAGATAATAGTTAAAATTTAACACAACTTAACGCGGTACGATATATCCTGATGGTGATCGGATATTTAAATACCTCTACCATGCAAGTCGCGCATGTTCCTCCTCCCGCGCAGTTTAGCAGAGGTCTAGACTGAATTACCAAAAATAGAAAGATTATGGCATCGAGGACATTACACCGATTATATAAAAAGTCGTCGGATTGAAAGTAGATAACATTACATATGGTCCATACAACTCGATATTCGAATCCAGCATTATATCTCTTAGCTTCTGTCCACCCGTGGCGGTTCTAAAATGTACATCCGGCGTTCCATCTGGTAACAGAACAGGctgcaagttttttttttttttttttttttttttttttttttttttttgtaaaaagagataCCATTTAGCATAATTTAGTAATCTACAATGTGGATTTAAGTGATGTGGTCAATGTGAATGTGCAATGACTTACACTAACAAAAGCGAAACTGAGAGAAGGGGGTTCCTGAGATGGTGCAGCTTCGGGTTGACCATCGCGAACCGTGGTCATGGCTTGGATTCTGGACCTAGAGTAGCCATGGGTCTTGGTGTAAGGTCTTTGAGTGGTGTTCTTGAAATTGTAACAGCAAGAGTGGGAGAAAGAAGATATGGTATAAGTATTCATGGGTTGAATTGTGCCCATTTTCAAAAGTTGCTGGTACATAAACCATTATAGATAGTTTGTATGTGTGTGTGGTTACAATGCATCTTATCTGTGGTGATTGCACATGCACCAAGTGGTTTTTTGTTCTTTCTATAGTCTTAATATATTTGTTTACAGTTTTGCCCCTTGattcttaaaaaaaaaagtatattttACTTTTGCTATTAAGGTTTACAATTCAGAAACGGGTgacggcgcagcttgttgcctgtctatcttctgttttgatgtaacttggcaAGTATGAATAAAAAGTTATCAAGAAAAAAAAGTTGGTATAAAAAAAGCATACGTTAAGTGTATTTGGGTAGTATTTCACTTTTCAAATTATTTAAAACTAACATTGCATCATCTTAAACACACACATTAAAGTGTATTTGGTCGTAGTTAACTTTTGTAATTATTTAAAAGCGATTATTAACTTTCAATTAAAACGCGCACTAAAGTATACCCATATCATATTTTACTTGTGCAATCacctaaaagtaatttgatttgGTGAGAGTCATTTTATTATTAACTTTTGATTTGTTCACCTCATATTTCCTCGTAGCTcttaactttttatgtttttttatctaGCGTCTTGCTAGTCATTTCTAATATCATTTCCACCGTtctcaatacaaaaaaaaaaaaagaagaaaaagaaacagaagcttTAAAAGTCATTattctataaaaaaaattaaaaaacaattcATCTGtaacaaataattttttttattaatatttccGTAACTCTTATTATCTTTTGATTTGTTCCCCTCATATTTCCGTAACTCTTATTATCTTTTGATTTGTTCCCCTCATATTTCCGTAACTCTTTAACTCTGTATGTTTTTTATCTAGCGTATTGCTAGTCATTTTCACCGTtccaatacaaaaaaaaaagtaacaGAAGCTGATGAGGGACGAACATACTATGTGTAacctaaaagtaatttgatttgGTCAGGGTCATTTTATTATTAACTTTTGATTTGTTCACCTCATATTTCCGTAGCTCTTAGGCCACAGGGGGCGGTAACGTGATAGCAAAAAATAACGAGTGATGGCTTGCATGTTTCCACCGCCACTAACCTTTTCCACGTGTGATAGTTTTATGTTGGGGCGGTTCCGTGATTTTTTTCACGCCGTGATGGTTTTATGTTGTGAAGGtagttgttggttggggggaaattgttgggtgtggtggtgagtgatgaccaccgccactaaaaaaggttgtgagtgatggaaaaatggttgctgacatggcggaacatgattggatgtttgtgagtgatggaattccatcacttgtaaccaccccccacccccactccccttaaCTTTGTATGTTTTTTATCTAGCGTGTTGCTAGTCATTTCTAATATCATTTACGCCGTtctcaatataaaaaaaaaagaagaaaaagaaacagaagcttTAAAAGCCATTAttctgtaaaaaaaaaattaacaaacaatTCACCTGTAACAAACAAAATTTGATTTGGTCGGAGTCATTTTATTATTAACTTTTGATTTGTTCCCCACTTCCCCTCATATTTCCGTAACTCTTAACTCTGTATGTTTTTTATTTAGTGTCTTGCTAGTCATTTCTAATATCATTTTCGCCGTTCCAatacgaaaaaaaaaaaagaaacagaagcttAAAAGTCATTATtctataaaaaaaatatgtaacaaaaccaaaaaataaaGCGCTAGAAGGAGGGCTTGAACCTCCGACCTTGTGGTTAACAGCCACACGCTCTAACCAACTGAGCTATTCCAGCTTCTTATTATAACATACATTCAAAACTATTAAATCACTTTACTCATTCTCAGATGCAAATCATGTCCATGAAACCAATGGATAGAAAAATAACTGAAAATTGACTAAAACCCTCTTCTAGGGTTCCGGCAATGAACACAATGCCCCAAATCCCAAACCTCCGCCTCCTTTTCTCCACCCAAAACCcctcttttcttctttcttctcttaaACCCAATCAAACCCTCAAATTCACCCACACCATCCCACCAAAACCCACCaaaaatctttctttttcttacCCTTTATTCACCTGTCTCGCTTCAAGAAAACCCAGTTCAAAATCTTTCAGTTCCGGGTCTTTGAAACAGAGTGTTAGCAAGGAGAAAAAAGGGGTGTCTTCAATGGAAGAAAGCAAGAAGCTTGGAATCAGTGGTGGGTTTAACAAGAAAAGGGCTGAAGGTAGAGATAAGAGTGGGCCTAAAGATTTGAAATTGAAAGTTAGAAGGCTTAATCCTGTTAATACCATATCTTATGTTCAGGTATATGTTGCTCAAGATTATTATAAAGATTGTAACTTTGATTTCTACTTTGTGTTGGAAAGGGGTTAATtggtgggtttttttttttttttttttttttttttttttttttttttttttgcagattttAGGAACAGGTATGGATACTCAAGACACATCACCTTCAGTCTTGCTGTTTTTTGATAAGCAGAGGTTTATATTTAATGCTGGAGAAGTAAGCATTTTGATATACTTTTAtgtactaatatatatatatatacttgacatctttaattatatatttatatagtttTGCTTATGATTCGTTCAGGGTCTGCAACGATTTTGTACGGAACATAAGATTAAGTTGTCGAAGGTAAATTTGTCATCGCTAAGAGTAACATTGTATCTACATTAGATCTTGATTATATTGTAATGAGGATGATTTGCTTTTGTTTTAGATTGATCACATATTTCTTTCACGCGTCTGCTCCGAAACCGCGGGTGGATTACCAGGTTTGGGCGTTATTCTTAAGCTTTGAGTATTAATTTGCAAATTAGATTATATGTTGTgaatatatagtgtgaggttcattggggaagactaaaaaagtggggaacagtggggaaccgactcaaacgaactccgattggactcattccagcggcgttggaaccggctcgtcgaaccctaactaggatcttttaaccctgaaccctaaatcataacccttAAAGCCTAAaaatattagggtttggcttttagggtttaactttagggtttaactttagggtttagggtttagctttagggtctagggtttagccttagggtttagcttttagggtttatggtttagattttacggtttagcttaggttttagctttattttttagctttagggtttagagtttaggagttaggatctagggtttagggttaagagatcttagttagggttcgacgagccggttccaacgccgctgaaatgagtccaatcggagttcgtttgggtcggttccccgctgttccccacttttttagtgttccccaatgaaccttcccctgaATGTATATACTAactttattaatattattttgcAGGTCTTTTATTGACGTTGGCTGGCACTGGTGAAGAAGGGTTATCTGTAAGTATCACTGTGATGAATTGGTGATCGGTGATTATTTCAGTTGTTATTCGTACACTAACATATAGTTTGGTTAACGTTTAAAGGTAAATGTATGGGGACCGTCGGAATTTAAGTATTTAGTTGACGCGATGAAATCGTTCATTCCAAATGCAGCCATGGTTCACACGCATTGCTTCGGTCCATCACCGACATCTAATAGGGTTACATTGGATAATCCCGAAAGAGTTAATAACCAAATTAAACTTATCGATGATGAAGTTGTTAAAATATCGGCTGTTTTGTTGCGACCTGAAACCCGTGGGCTTAAAGACGCGTCTGCAATAAAGTCTAGTGATATTTCCGTTTTATATATTTGTGAGCTTCCTGAAATTAGGGGTAAGTTTGACCTTGAAAAGGCCCGAGCACTCGGATTGAAACCCGGGCCTAAATATCGTGAACTACAAGAAGGAAGATCCGTGAAATCGGATTTAAAAGATATCATGGTACATTTACCACTTTctattttgttatatatataaatcACATAAGAGATTATCAATTCGGCCTATTTACTTATAAAAAGTCAATTTCGGTCATAAAAATTTCAAAATCGCTTTATTTAAAgatgagtaaagtacacggatggtcctgtggtttaccaaaggtttggatttggtccctagctttccaaatgtgcacggatggtccctatggtttgcacatTGTAACACATTTGGTCCCAgtcaacaaatctaaaggttttagcatgtccaagttaaggactaaatgcattacaaagtgcaaaccatgacgatccatgtacttttggaaaatgCGGGAactaaatgcattacaaagtgcagatcacagggaccatctgtgcacttttggaaagctagggaccaaatccaaaaaaTGTGTTAATAATATTTTTTCTAACCATAATTAACGTATTAATTGTCTATACATATGAACAAAAAATGTATGTGCGACAACCCAATTGGTTTTGGCTCATAAAgatgagtaaagtacacggatggtccctgtggtttaccaaagtTTTGGATTTGGTCCGTAGCTTTCCAAATGTACgcggatggtccctatggtttgcgcattgtaacacatttagtccccgtCAACAAATctcaaggttttagcatgtccaagttaaggactaaatgcgttacaaagtgcaaaccatgaCGATCCAAGTACTTTTGGAAAATGCGGAAactaaatgcattacaaagtgcagatatttttgggtatatacgttttcgacccccccgaacttttcgcttagtagtgttatatatgtagttttcgtatagaaatttttgggtatatacgttttcgacccccccgtcgaaaacgtcaagcttcgccactggcgACAACCCAACTGGTTTTGGCTCATAAAAAATGACCCGTTCCGGGTTCCGACACATAACTCAGCCCTCTTGACCTGCCCATATCTCAAAATTGATACGTAACTTTTCTTACAAATTTTTAGGTTCATCCTGATGACGTACTTGGACCTTCGGTCCCCGGGCCTATTGTTCTCCTTGTAGATTGCCCTACACTCTCTCATTTTCAAGAACTATTATCTATACAATCACTAGATAATTATTACGCTGATATTTCCGAGGAGAAACACAACGTTGTTAATTGTGTAATCCATTTAAGTCCATCATCAGTCGTAAACTCTAGTGATTATCAAAAATGGATGTCACGATTTGGTGAGGCAGAGCATATTATTGCAGGACATCAAACGTAAGTATACAGGCGGAAAATTTCGTCTTCTAATTTATGCAATTTGTGAAGTGGATTTGTTTTTCTAAAAGTTTTAAATTTGATATAAGTTCTTCGTGCATTTCTACAGGAAGAATATTGAGATACCGATTTTGCAATCTAGTGCACGAATCGCAGCCAGACTTAATTATGTATGTCCTCAGTTTTTCCCGGCTCCGGGTTTTTGGTCTCTTCAACAAACGAATCGTTCAAATGAGGTATTTTCCGAGTATGTGAGAATAATGAttaagaattattattattattattattattattattattttttattatttttttaattgttttttttgcCATATTTACAACAATGCCATCCATTGTTTTTTTTTCCTTAATTTTCTTTTTGTGTATTCAACTCTTCAACTTTTAGCATTGCCACTTACACCCCCTCAGCTTtctaaaaactttgtaaaatgtttttttgACCCCCTCTAGTtttacatgcttatttttatgtacttGGGTCAAATAAAAAACGTTTTCGTGCTTATCTTTATGTACGCTTTTTGTTGGTCTACGTTTTGCTCTTGGTTGGTCTACTTTTCGTCGGAAACGAGTCACGTTTTCATAAGGCGGTATAAATCCGAGTTACTTTACTTTTTGACTCCGCCACAACACGTGGTGCGATTCTTTAACATAAAAAAACACTAtttcttacgtgcttatttttacgTACGTGTCGTTATAAAtccaagttggtttacgtttcgaCGTTAAATTTCTCGGTaatgagtcaggtcaaatataatacgttttcgtacTTATTTTTATGTGCAATatcagttggtctacgttttgaggTAAATTTTGTTCGAAAATGAGTCTAGTCAAATATTTGACGGTATAAGTTCGAGTTACTTTAAGTTTCGACGCCGCCCCAACGCGCGGCGGGTCAAAAATCAAAATACTAGTTGGAACATATTTACTTATTATCTACATTTCCAAGCATGCAGGGTGCTGACTTAAAGCTTTGCAAGACCGTTTCTGCTGAAAATCTCCTCAAGGTGCATCGTTAGTGATTATATATTTGTGTAAAGTTCGCTTTTACATATTTATTTCTGGTCGCTTAACAATTATTCGTTACAACAGTTTCATTTACGTCCTTATGCACAACTTGGACTAGACAGATCCGGTATACCAACCAAAGCGGGCCCCACGGAAATCATTAACGAACTAATTTCCGAGATTCCCGAAATATCCGATGCCGCGAAACAAGTTTTGCAGCTTTGGGACAGGGAAGAAGAAGATGTGGGTGAGGGGATAACGTCAACGGAAAGTGACAAGAATGTAACCGAAGAACCTTGGTTAAATCAAAATATTCTTCCTAGATGTTTGGAGGATGTTACACGAGAAAACGTCGAGATTGTTCTTTTAGGGACCGGTTCATCTCAACCGTCAAAGTACCGTAATGTTAGTTCGATCTTCATCGATCTTTTCTCTAAAGGTAGTTTGTTGTTAGATTGTGGTGAAGGAACATTGGGTCAGCTGAAAAGAAGGTAATAATATACTTTATTACAATTAAGTTTTCTTTCTTGTGTATTActttaagagtaaaatgccattttcgtccctgaggtttggccatttttgcgactttcgtccaaaggtttgttatccaaaaggtttgaaatcttgccattttcatccggatCGTTAACTCCATCTATATTTCtcctgttaagtcaggggtattttcatcttttttgttaacttaaaggtcAATTCGGTGTTTTTCACTTAATGTAAACTCGCTGGagattaggggtgcaaacgagccgagccgagcttgaccaggctcgagctcggctcgattcgagctttgttttcaaggctcgagctcggctcgtttgtattttctcaagctcgagctcgggctcgactcgtttattatcaattaattaatatattaaataaaaataatataaataatagtttttaggctcgcgagcttgataagtgaagctcgggctcgggctcgtttattaaataagtttatttttaggttcgaggtcggcttgtaaacacgTTTGAATAAGCTCGGCTTGACTcagctcgtttacactaaggctcgataaggctcgacgagcctaacaagcttcacatgcgaggctcgagctcgggctcgataagcaaacgagctttattttaggctcaatagctcggctcgggctcgataaggctcggctcgtttcgagctttttctcgagccgatctcgagtagctcgcgagccgctcggctcgtttgcacccttaCTGGAGATgtgtgaaaaagaccgaattgtcCTTTAAATTgacaaaaagacggaaatacccctgacttaacggagaataatggatgaagttaacgagccggatgtaAATGGCAAGTTTtaaaaccttttggatccagatgcgaaaaaacaaacctttggacgaaagtcgcaaaactgatcaaacCTCGGGggcgaaaatggcattttactctactCTTAAAATCAGGTTTAACCAATGTTTCCATGAACAGATTTGGTATTGAAGGCGCGGATGAAGCTGTTAAAAAATTAAAATGTATATGGATTTCACACATCCATGCGGATCACCATACGGGTTTAGCAAGAATACTTGCTCTCCGACGTGACTTGCTGAAGGGGTTACCTCACGAACCGTTAGTCGTTGTAGGGCCGAGACAACTTAAACGATTCCTAGATGCATATGAACGACTCGAAGATTTAGATATGCAGTTTCTAGATTGTAGGCATACAACCGAGGCTTCGTTAGCGTCTTTCGAATCCAATGACAACAAAGATGAAAATACTTTGTTTTCTAAAGGAAGTCCGATGCAAAGCCTTTGGAAAAAGGCGGTTAATACTTTGGACGGTAACGTATCGTATCCGGTTATGAAGAATTTGAAGAAAGTGATCGGTGAAGCGGGTTTGGAAAACGTGATTAGTGTTCCTGTTGTGCATTGCCCTCAAGCGTTTGGGGTGGTTTTGAAAGGTATGGATAGAGTTGATAGTGGCGGGACGATAATACCTGGGTGGAAGGTTGTTTATTCGGGTGACACTAGACCGTGCCCGGAGTTAGTAGAAGCTTCTCAAGGGGCAACGGTTCTCATTCACGAGGTAAACAATCCAACTGCTTTCTTTCTCATGGGCATTGAACTATGGATATCAGGCTTATAAATGAACCATACGAACACGAAAAGATGCATGTTCTTGTTCGTATGGTTcgtttaactttaaccgaacacaaacatgaacatataatcgaacaaattgttttgttcatgttcgtttattaagaaacTAGGCATGTTGGTATTCGTTCGTTTTAAACCTAAGCGAACAGTTCAAGAAcgtaaatgaacacaaacaaacttgAACGAATATAATTGAACAAACAttaacgaacacaaatgagcataATCGAACACAAAAGAACCTAAATTGACATTAATGAACACAAACTAAATT is from Helianthus annuus cultivar XRQ/B chromosome 9, HanXRQr2.0-SUNRISE, whole genome shotgun sequence and encodes:
- the LOC110880174 gene encoding photosynthetic NDH subunit of subcomplex B 3, chloroplastic; translated protein: MYQQLLKMGTIQPMNTYTISSFSHSCCYNFKNTTQRPYTKTHGYSRSRIQAMTTVRDGQPEAAPSQEPPSLSFAFVSPVLLPDGTPDVHFRTATGGQKLRDIMLDSNIELYGPYSRPLLNCAGGGTCATCMVEVIEGKELLSPKTDKEKEKLNRNPKNWRLACQTTVGKPDSTGLVVIQQLPEWKGHEWTLGKVPPPES
- the LOC110880173 gene encoding tRNase Z TRZ3, mitochondrial, which translates into the protein MNTMPQIPNLRLLFSTQNPSFLLSSLKPNQTLKFTHTIPPKPTKNLSFSYPLFTCLASRKPSSKSFSSGSLKQSVSKEKKGVSSMEESKKLGISGGFNKKRAEGRDKSGPKDLKLKVRRLNPVNTISYVQILGTGMDTQDTSPSVLLFFDKQRFIFNAGEGLQRFCTEHKIKLSKIDHIFLSRVCSETAGGLPGLLLTLAGTGEEGLSVNVWGPSEFKYLVDAMKSFIPNAAMVHTHCFGPSPTSNRVTLDNPERVNNQIKLIDDEVVKISAVLLRPETRGLKDASAIKSSDISVLYICELPEIRGKFDLEKARALGLKPGPKYRELQEGRSVKSDLKDIMVHPDDVLGPSVPGPIVLLVDCPTLSHFQELLSIQSLDNYYADISEEKHNVVNCVIHLSPSSVVNSSDYQKWMSRFGEAEHIIAGHQTKNIEIPILQSSARIAARLNYVCPQFFPAPGFWSLQQTNRSNEGADLKLCKTVSAENLLKFHLRPYAQLGLDRSGIPTKAGPTEIINELISEIPEISDAAKQVLQLWDREEEDVGEGITSTESDKNVTEEPWLNQNILPRCLEDVTRENVEIVLLGTGSSQPSKYRNVSSIFIDLFSKGSLLLDCGEGTLGQLKRRFGIEGADEAVKKLKCIWISHIHADHHTGLARILALRRDLLKGLPHEPLVVVGPRQLKRFLDAYERLEDLDMQFLDCRHTTEASLASFESNDNKDENTLFSKGSPMQSLWKKAVNTLDGNVSYPVMKNLKKVIGEAGLENVISVPVVHCPQAFGVVLKGMDRVDSGGTIIPGWKVVYSGDTRPCPELVEASQGATVLIHEATFEDALVEEAIARNHSTTEEAIEVGNSAGAYRIILTHFSQRYPKIPVFDQSYMHKTCIAFDMMSVNFADLHVLPKVLPHLKLLFKNEIVDESDDVEDAAVTLAA